A stretch of Lacipirellulaceae bacterium DNA encodes these proteins:
- a CDS encoding DUF1559 domain-containing protein — translation MLSLRVPTTRKAFTLVELLVVVAIISLLIGLLLPAVQAAREASRRSKCQNNLKQQALALNSYHAQSQHFPAGARQHEREGSISISWHVAVLPMLEQTDLYDRIDPQPDGGAAFFARTVIPEVFICPSGNERSFGSLTVQPSNYAGVAGSGESRVEWTLDERINGHVFTDGTLYLGSEVTTGDITDGTSNTLALGERNAYNAAEDWTYGGTWHAKGASPTPTRIQVGAAKHMVWPINTVENRRAFYIRDFSVPAEDRLVLNNDLPFGSNHPGGASFALADGSVHFFSEDTDLSTLKRMASRADGELTSWEP, via the coding sequence ATGCTCTCGCTTCGAGTCCCGACAACGCGAAAAGCCTTTACGCTCGTCGAGTTGCTCGTCGTGGTGGCGATCATCAGTCTGCTGATCGGGCTACTCCTTCCGGCGGTGCAAGCGGCTCGCGAGGCTTCGCGGCGCTCGAAGTGTCAAAACAATCTCAAGCAACAAGCCCTGGCACTCAACTCCTATCACGCCCAGTCGCAACATTTTCCCGCCGGCGCTCGTCAACACGAACGCGAAGGCAGTATCAGCATTAGTTGGCACGTCGCGGTGCTTCCAATGCTTGAGCAAACCGACCTGTACGATCGGATCGATCCCCAGCCAGACGGCGGAGCCGCTTTCTTTGCTCGCACGGTAATTCCTGAAGTCTTCATCTGCCCTAGCGGCAACGAGCGTTCATTTGGTTCGCTCACCGTTCAACCTTCCAACTATGCCGGCGTTGCGGGCTCGGGTGAGTCGCGTGTCGAGTGGACGCTCGACGAGCGAATCAATGGCCACGTTTTCACCGACGGTACGCTCTATTTGGGGAGCGAAGTCACCACCGGAGACATCACCGACGGAACTTCCAACACGCTCGCCCTCGGCGAACGCAACGCCTACAACGCTGCCGAAGATTGGACCTACGGCGGAACCTGGCACGCCAAGGGCGCGTCGCCCACGCCGACGCGCATCCAAGTCGGTGCCGCTAAGCACATGGTCTGGCCGATCAACACGGTGGAGAACCGGCGTGCATTTTACATCCGCGACTTTTCGGTCCCTGCGGAAGATCGCCTCGTCCTGAACAACGACCTCCCGTTCGGCAGCAACCACCCGGGCGGAGCCAGCTTCGCCCTGGCCGACGGGAGTGTCCATTTTTTCTCCGAGGACACAGACCTCTCGACGCTGAAGCGCATGGCTAGCCGCGCCGACGGCGAACTGACAAGTTGGGAGCCTTGA
- a CDS encoding DUF1772 domain-containing protein: MSACTWTLLIATFLNALMAGFLFAFAVVVMPGIRNLNDRDYLRSFQAMDRVIQKGQPLFMAMWLGSTVTLIAAAVFAMMQLDGTERVLVVAAALASIFLVQLPTMTINIPLNNNVQALDCDSLNDAAASQAREAFEMRWNRWNVIRTVVSCAILAMLLACLAI; the protein is encoded by the coding sequence ATGAGCGCCTGCACCTGGACTCTGCTGATCGCCACCTTTTTGAACGCTCTGATGGCGGGCTTCCTTTTCGCGTTTGCGGTCGTGGTGATGCCCGGGATTAGGAACCTGAACGACCGCGACTACTTGCGAAGTTTTCAAGCGATGGATCGTGTGATCCAGAAAGGCCAGCCGCTTTTCATGGCAATGTGGCTTGGGTCAACCGTCACGTTAATCGCCGCCGCAGTATTCGCTATGATGCAACTCGACGGAACGGAAAGAGTGCTAGTGGTCGCTGCCGCTTTGGCGAGTATCTTCCTCGTGCAGTTGCCTACAATGACAATCAATATCCCGCTGAACAACAACGTGCAAGCTCTCGATTGCGACAGCCTCAATGACGCCGCAGCGAGTCAGGCTCGGGAGGCTTTCGAGATGCGTTGGAACCGTTGGAATGTCATCCGCACAGTTGTTTCTTGTGCGATTCTGGCGATGCTGCTGGCATGCCTGGCCATCTGA
- a CDS encoding PQQ-binding-like beta-propeller repeat protein, with protein MKIPLVVLALLITASIASPSRAEQWTQFRGPDFGRTTATDVVESWDTDAIAWKSPIEGRGASSPVVFDGRVYLTAFTGYAVDTKSPGDPTQLVRHLLCFDLKTGDPLWQRSIADDTEKDTFTNWGTAKAGYASSTAAVDESGVYVLFGATGVVAYSHDGEKRWTTFVGDDVHPYPGGSSPVLYKNLVIVNASYQCGDLIALQKSDGSEAWRQEDLKEAWNTPVVYQSLSGEEELAVSAMGEIRAVDPQTGELRWTCKGIDQYICPSLIVEKGILYAIGGKQGKAMAVRSGGSGDVTETHRLWETNKGANVSSPVFHDGYLYWAKDKGGILYCLDAETGELEYEKRTRPSPKEVYATPLLTDGKLYYVSRENGIFVVAATPEFKLLAHTELDDDSLFAASPVPLPGGSVLLRSDQFLYRLDPK; from the coding sequence ATGAAGATACCCCTCGTTGTTCTAGCGTTGCTGATCACCGCCTCGATCGCATCACCTTCCCGTGCCGAACAATGGACCCAATTCCGCGGCCCGGATTTTGGTCGAACCACGGCTACCGATGTCGTCGAGTCTTGGGACACCGACGCCATTGCTTGGAAGTCGCCGATTGAGGGGCGGGGGGCGTCGAGTCCGGTGGTGTTCGACGGTCGTGTTTACCTCACGGCTTTCACCGGCTACGCGGTTGATACGAAGAGTCCAGGCGACCCGACTCAACTGGTGCGACATCTGCTCTGTTTTGATTTGAAGACGGGTGATCCCCTCTGGCAACGGTCGATCGCTGACGATACGGAGAAGGATACCTTCACCAACTGGGGCACCGCCAAGGCGGGTTACGCCTCGAGCACGGCGGCGGTCGACGAGTCGGGCGTTTACGTTCTGTTTGGGGCGACGGGGGTTGTGGCCTATTCGCACGATGGGGAGAAACGCTGGACCACTTTCGTTGGCGATGACGTGCATCCGTATCCGGGGGGCAGTTCGCCTGTTCTCTATAAGAATCTGGTGATCGTCAACGCCAGCTATCAGTGTGGCGACCTGATCGCCTTGCAAAAGTCGGACGGAAGCGAAGCATGGCGACAGGAAGATCTCAAAGAGGCTTGGAACACGCCGGTCGTCTACCAATCGCTCAGCGGCGAAGAGGAGCTGGCCGTTTCAGCGATGGGGGAAATCCGCGCGGTCGATCCGCAAACCGGCGAGCTGCGTTGGACCTGTAAAGGAATCGATCAATACATTTGCCCGAGCCTGATTGTTGAGAAGGGCATCCTCTATGCCATCGGCGGAAAACAAGGGAAGGCGATGGCCGTTCGCTCCGGGGGGAGCGGCGATGTCACCGAGACGCACCGCCTGTGGGAGACGAACAAGGGGGCGAACGTCTCGTCGCCCGTGTTTCACGACGGCTATCTCTACTGGGCCAAGGACAAGGGAGGGATCTTGTACTGCCTCGACGCCGAGACTGGCGAACTCGAGTACGAAAAGCGAACGCGGCCCTCTCCGAAAGAAGTTTACGCGACCCCGCTGCTCACCGACGGAAAGCTGTATTACGTGAGTCGCGAGAACGGCATTTTCGTCGTTGCCGCAACGCCCGAGTTCAAGCTACTAGCGCATACTGAACTCGACGACGATTCGCTCTTCGCCGCGTCGCCGGTGCCGTTGCCGGGCGGATCGGTTCTGCTGCGCAGCGATCAGTTTTTGTATCGCCTTGATCCCAAGTGA
- a CDS encoding PEP-CTERM sorting domain-containing protein (PEP-CTERM proteins occur, often in large numbers, in the proteomes of bacteria that also encode an exosortase, a predicted intramembrane cysteine proteinase. The presence of a PEP-CTERM domain at a protein's C-terminus predicts cleavage within the sorting domain, followed by covalent anchoring to some some component of the (usually Gram-negative) cell surface. Many PEP-CTERM proteins exhibit an unusual sequence composition that includes large numbers of potential glycosylation sites. Expression of one such protein has been shown restore the ability of a bacterium to form floc, a type of biofilm.), whose protein sequence is MSKSLPALRSLSFWRAALLVAAVIGSLRSQAVATTFNWNFDGNGSWQSSFNWTPFGTPSNENDVAVFGSVISGPVNVFSFSDETVGGIVFDNLNSYTIANSSANQITLDGPGANSAFLNVDQGDHFINENLRLAADLDVTILENHSLTLSGVSTLLSSPTITKTGGGDLRFNGFTGLNGGSVFGLKGTISGTGEIGGNLDNSGATVSPGENGIGTFFVQQNYVQGQDASVAFELAGTSPSQHDRLVVFGDASFGGSLNVDLFSGYSPNVGDEYTVMTFASSSGSFDNVSLPFLLSGNQFQAIFNDTDVRMKVGRHINWVGGTGVKFWNNPNNWQFNFIPDDDSIAAISGFGTTLILDNNIGAVLGVQLTNLRNLRIDGSTGPAELQVLGSVTLDASSSLDMIGSQSQLNASTISTRGQIFVDQGASITASHKYVQNGGSTSLQGILTAEDVNIQQGLFTGNGEVRGNLSVGTATTNAQLSPGVGIGSLTVNGNVDLNAGSELLVELDGSGPSLVADQLVVNGNVDLGGTLNLNVFGSPDISINEKIEIIAGETFEPGQLFDEITGLVTDNGSLIVTFLTDGWDTIMTVSLHSSQMLGDMNGDSTVDDLDAELFAWALRDSDTYYDEYILGGGGADESMADMDSDGDLTFADIPAFLTAVEMSGSSVAAASAAMAAVFSAAVPEPNTLLLLAIGMPFAINYRNRTAGQNPKYQNPKA, encoded by the coding sequence ATGAGTAAGAGCCTTCCAGCATTGAGAAGCCTGTCCTTCTGGCGTGCTGCCCTGCTGGTTGCCGCCGTCATAGGGTCGCTCCGCTCGCAGGCAGTTGCGACGACATTCAATTGGAATTTCGACGGCAACGGCTCTTGGCAGTCGTCTTTCAACTGGACTCCCTTCGGAACCCCGAGCAACGAAAACGACGTGGCTGTCTTTGGTAGTGTCATTTCCGGCCCCGTGAATGTCTTCTCGTTTTCTGACGAAACGGTTGGCGGCATCGTTTTTGACAATCTCAACTCTTACACAATTGCCAATTCATCCGCGAATCAAATCACGCTCGACGGCCCAGGTGCCAACTCAGCATTTCTTAACGTCGACCAAGGTGACCACTTTATTAATGAAAACTTACGGCTTGCGGCCGACCTGGATGTCACGATCCTAGAAAACCATTCGCTGACTCTGAGCGGAGTATCCACCCTGCTTAGCTCTCCGACCATCACGAAGACTGGCGGAGGCGATCTTCGCTTCAATGGCTTCACTGGCCTTAATGGCGGCAGCGTCTTTGGTCTCAAGGGAACGATCTCCGGTACTGGTGAAATCGGTGGCAATCTCGACAACAGCGGTGCGACGGTTTCTCCTGGAGAAAACGGCATCGGCACCTTCTTCGTCCAGCAAAACTATGTTCAGGGCCAAGATGCAAGCGTGGCATTTGAACTCGCGGGCACTTCTCCTTCGCAACATGACCGACTGGTCGTGTTTGGCGACGCCTCGTTCGGCGGCTCCTTGAACGTCGATCTTTTCTCCGGCTACTCACCCAATGTTGGAGATGAATACACGGTGATGACCTTCGCATCAAGCTCGGGCAGTTTCGACAATGTCTCGCTGCCCTTCCTACTAAGCGGGAACCAATTCCAAGCCATCTTCAACGATACCGACGTCCGCATGAAGGTCGGGCGGCACATCAACTGGGTTGGCGGCACCGGCGTGAAGTTCTGGAACAATCCCAACAATTGGCAATTCAATTTCATTCCCGATGACGATTCCATCGCGGCAATCTCCGGCTTTGGTACGACGCTAATTTTAGACAACAACATTGGAGCGGTTCTGGGGGTGCAGCTCACAAATTTACGCAATTTGAGGATTGATGGGAGTACCGGACCGGCGGAGTTGCAAGTCTTGGGAAGCGTCACCTTGGATGCCAGTTCTTCGTTGGACATGATCGGTAGCCAATCACAACTCAATGCCTCGACCATTTCCACCAGAGGACAAATCTTCGTTGACCAGGGCGCGTCGATCACAGCGTCGCACAAGTATGTTCAAAATGGCGGCTCAACTTCTTTGCAGGGAATCCTCACAGCTGAGGATGTCAACATCCAACAAGGCCTGTTCACGGGTAACGGAGAGGTTCGTGGGAATCTCTCCGTGGGCACCGCGACCACGAACGCCCAACTTAGCCCAGGCGTCGGCATCGGTTCGCTCACCGTCAACGGCAACGTTGATCTCAACGCGGGTTCTGAACTTCTTGTCGAGCTCGATGGGAGTGGTCCAAGCTTGGTGGCCGACCAGCTGGTGGTTAACGGCAACGTCGACTTAGGCGGAACGCTTAATCTAAATGTCTTCGGTAGCCCCGACATTTCAATCAATGAAAAAATCGAAATCATCGCCGGCGAGACCTTTGAGCCGGGGCAGTTATTCGATGAGATCACGGGGCTTGTCACGGATAATGGTTCATTGATCGTCACGTTTCTAACGGACGGCTGGGACACGATCATGACGGTCTCTCTACATTCCTCGCAAATGCTGGGGGACATGAACGGCGACAGCACGGTTGATGACCTGGATGCGGAACTGTTTGCTTGGGCACTGCGCGATTCGGATACTTACTACGACGAATACATTCTCGGCGGCGGCGGGGCTGACGAGTCGATGGCTGATATGGATTCCGATGGCGATCTCACTTTCGCTGACATCCCCGCCTTCCTGACAGCCGTAGAAATGTCAGGCAGTAGCGTTGCCGCCGCCAGTGCCGCGATGGCCGCCGTCTTTTCCGCAGCCGTCCCCGAACCGAATACGCTGCTGCTCTTGGCGATCGGCATGCCTTTCGCGATAAACTACAGGAATCGCACCGCAGGCCAAAACCCAAAATACCAAAACCCCAAAGCCTAA